ACAGGAGCGTCGCTTGCGGCCCTTCGGTTCCACCGGGGTCGTAGCTGCGGATCGGGATCGGGCCGTTCGGACCATCAATAGTTCTGTCGCTGACCTGTTCGATGGGTTCGGACGGGCCCCCGGTCGGGACGGTCAACTCGAGGTACGTCTCGCGTGCCTGAGTGGTTGATTGACGGTAGAGCGGCGGGACACCGCCTTCCGAGAGCTCGTGGAGCAGGTCTTCCGCTTGGGGGTGGAGTTCCGTCGACATGAGAGGACACCGATACCTCTCGTTGTCCGTGCTACCTATTAACAGTGTGCCCGGGCAGGTGCAGTCGGCGGCGTCAGTCGAGGGACTCCCCTCGAGAACGGGATGGCCGCAGTCATCGGTAAATGAAAGGGGTACCGCTTCGATCAACCGGCGAGTGGCGCCGCATTGGCACCCTATTCGTCACGTATCACGACGGCCTGCACGTACTCCTCGGCGGTTCGGCGCGCGGTGGCGAGGGCGTCGTCTCCGAGGACGACCTCGCGGGTACGGGCCCCGTCGACGATCGTCATGAGCGCTCGGGCGACGTGGTCGGGATCGACCTCGGCGAAGACGCCCGCCTCGATCCCCTGGGCGATCACGGTCTCAAGGAGGTAGCAGACGTACTCGTCGTTCTGCTGGAAGCGTTCGCCGAAGGCCTCCTTGTAGGGGGCCTGGCTTCGCATCTCGAGCATCGCCACCAGCAGGTCCCGGTGGTCCTCCAGT
This sequence is a window from Halalkalicoccus subterraneus. Protein-coding genes within it:
- a CDS encoding TetR/AcrR family transcriptional regulator: MADSPDRSGSDPDEEIMRATYRALREHGYADLTVKRIAAEYGKSTAAIHYHYDTKDNLLATFLDYILGRFKDSVHEVETTDPERRLELLLDQLLVELEDHRDLLVAMLEMRSQAPYKEAFGERFQQNDEYVCYLLETVIAQGIEAGVFAEVDPDHVARALMTIVDGARTREVVLGDDALATARRTAEEYVQAVVIRDE